In a genomic window of Candidatus Cloacimonadota bacterium:
- the recF gene encoding DNA replication/repair protein RecF, whose protein sequence is MRVKYLYLQNFRNFQKFELSFAPEGAIIFGKNGLGKTNLLEAVSYFAFGKSFRTNNDLDLIDFSKAFFRIRGKFELNEKEITIEAAAEKQKKIIKIDNINISKISELYQYLKTVYFSPVDINIISGAPSFRRDFFDQAISQHNFQYLAVLRKYFQVLKQRNALLKNDFNEKEKHSWDLQFIKRGSEVIEFRTRYLEDFRALLNEKYSLITDEKEHVKINYKFSFPSPETESFLENMREHLDEIEEQEMNAQRSLFGPHLDDYEFYLNGNSARRFGSQGQKKSLAITSRLVQANLILKKTTEFPILIFDDVFAELDKKRIKNIMKILENKHQIFIATPNREIYKSLELPLIDLEKIK, encoded by the coding sequence TTGCGAGTAAAATATTTATATCTTCAGAATTTTAGGAATTTCCAGAAGTTTGAGCTCAGTTTCGCACCGGAAGGTGCTATTATATTCGGAAAGAATGGATTAGGAAAAACAAACCTATTGGAAGCTGTTTCCTATTTTGCTTTTGGGAAATCATTTCGGACAAATAATGATCTTGATCTGATAGATTTCTCAAAAGCATTTTTTCGTATTAGGGGAAAATTCGAGCTAAACGAAAAAGAAATAACCATCGAAGCTGCTGCTGAAAAACAAAAAAAGATCATAAAAATCGATAATATAAACATTTCAAAAATTAGTGAGCTTTATCAATATCTGAAAACAGTATATTTCTCACCTGTTGATATAAATATTATCAGCGGAGCACCATCTTTCAGAAGGGATTTTTTTGATCAGGCAATTTCCCAACATAACTTTCAATATCTTGCTGTTTTACGGAAATATTTCCAGGTTTTAAAGCAGAGGAATGCATTGTTAAAGAATGATTTCAATGAAAAAGAGAAACATTCCTGGGATCTGCAATTTATTAAGAGAGGTTCTGAAGTTATAGAGTTCAGAACTCGATACTTGGAAGATTTCAGGGCATTATTAAATGAGAAATACTCTCTTATCACCGATGAAAAAGAGCATGTTAAGATCAATTATAAATTTTCATTTCCGAGTCCTGAAACTGAATCTTTTTTAGAGAATATGAGAGAACATCTCGACGAGATCGAGGAACAGGAAATGAATGCTCAACGAAGCTTGTTCGGTCCTCATCTTGATGATTATGAGTTCTATTTAAATGGAAATTCGGCTCGTAGATTTGGTTCTCAAGGTCAGAAAAAATCTTTAGCGATCACTTCCAGATTGGTTCAGGCAAATTTAATATTGAAAAAAACAACGGAATTTCCTATCCTGATCTTTGATGATGTTTTTGCTGAACTAGATAAAAAGAGAATTAAGAATATCATGAAAATACTCGAAAACAAACATCAAATATTTATTGCAACTCCGAATCGAGAAATTTACAAAAGTCTTGAACTACCTCTTATTGATCTGGAAAAAATAAAATGA
- a CDS encoding MFS transporter, whose product MKLTKNIFGWMMYDFANSSFTTIIVTVVYSVYFVDKVVGDADLGSALWGHAIAISMFLVAISAPIFGAVADHSRAKKKFLFYHTYLTIIFTALLFFVKEGNIIIGMLFFIIANFGFHSANVFYNALLPDIVHRDKIGKISGWGWAWGYFGGLFSLLLILPLVHNNWIRLTFPAVALFFAIFSIFTFIWLKEIHRPSKRTNYFKTAYNRIRVSFKNIKKFKDLKRFIFSYFIYNDAITTVITFGAIFGKKEFGMTTKDLLIYFIILQIASMIGSFVFSFIVQKKGAKKTITITLILWMLAVIWAFICRSANEFYGVGLLAGIAMGSSQSSSRTMLALLTPGNKMAEFFGFYAFSGKLAAIIGPIIYGEIARNTSSQKIAILSVLFFFITGAIILQTVNEEKGKTIALNWKE is encoded by the coding sequence ATGAAACTGACAAAAAACATTTTCGGCTGGATGATGTATGATTTCGCCAACTCTTCCTTTACTACGATCATCGTAACAGTTGTTTACAGCGTATATTTTGTGGACAAAGTTGTCGGTGATGCTGATCTCGGTTCCGCTTTATGGGGACATGCAATTGCCATATCAATGTTTTTAGTTGCAATTTCGGCTCCGATTTTCGGTGCAGTTGCCGATCATTCGCGAGCCAAAAAGAAATTCCTGTTTTATCACACATATCTAACAATAATATTTACCGCCCTGTTGTTTTTCGTGAAAGAAGGAAATATAATAATAGGGATGTTATTTTTTATCATTGCCAATTTTGGTTTTCACAGTGCAAATGTATTTTATAATGCACTTTTGCCGGACATTGTTCATCGAGATAAAATTGGAAAAATATCAGGATGGGGATGGGCTTGGGGATATTTTGGCGGTCTTTTTTCGTTACTTCTCATTCTCCCGCTTGTTCACAATAATTGGATTCGTCTAACATTTCCGGCTGTTGCACTCTTTTTTGCGATTTTTTCAATTTTCACTTTCATCTGGTTGAAAGAAATTCATCGACCTTCAAAAAGAACAAATTATTTTAAAACAGCTTACAATCGAATTCGAGTTTCATTTAAAAATATTAAAAAATTCAAAGATTTGAAAAGATTTATTTTCAGCTATTTCATCTATAATGATGCCATCACAACAGTGATTACTTTCGGTGCGATTTTTGGGAAAAAAGAATTTGGAATGACTACAAAAGATTTACTTATCTATTTCATCATTTTGCAAATAGCATCAATGATCGGGTCGTTTGTTTTCAGCTTTATCGTCCAAAAAAAAGGAGCAAAAAAAACAATTACGATAACTCTGATTTTATGGATGTTAGCAGTGATTTGGGCATTTATCTGCAGAAGTGCAAATGAATTTTACGGTGTCGGTCTTCTCGCCGGTATCGCTATGGGATCGAGTCAATCGAGCAGTCGCACGATGTTGGCACTTCTCACACCAGGTAATAAGATGGCAGAATTCTTTGGATTTTATGCCTTTTCCGGTAAACTTGCCGCTATTATCGGACCTATTATTTATGGAGAAATTGCCAGAAATACCAGTTCCCAGAAAATAGCAATTCTGTCGGTTCTTTTCTTTTTCATAACAGGAGCAATAATCCTGCAAACTGTAAATGAAGAAAAAGGTAAAACTATTGCTCTGAACTGGAAAGAGTAG
- a CDS encoding type II toxin-antitoxin system VapC family toxin has translation MENKNVLIDTNIIIDFFRKRNKKNTILRSILIDHNIYLSVVSIFEFECGVTNKVRKDEFQTLIEPFRILNFDLDCSLISAKVYRELKQKNKIIEMRDIFIGSTAIKNNLRLLTLNKRHFE, from the coding sequence ATGGAAAATAAAAACGTTCTAATCGATACAAATATAATTATAGATTTTTTTCGGAAAAGAAATAAAAAAAATACAATTTTAAGATCAATTCTTATTGATCATAATATCTATTTATCCGTTGTATCTATTTTTGAGTTTGAGTGCGGCGTAACTAATAAAGTGCGAAAAGATGAATTTCAAACTTTAATAGAACCTTTCCGAATTTTGAATTTTGATTTGGATTGTAGCCTTATCTCCGCTAAAGTTTACCGGGAGTTAAAGCAAAAAAATAAGATAATCGAGATGAGAGATATTTTTATAGGTTCAACCGCAATCAAAAACAATCTTCGTTTACTCACTTTAAACAAAAGACATTTTGAA